One window of Actinomycetota bacterium genomic DNA carries:
- a CDS encoding Holliday junction branch migration protein RuvA, with translation LDLTDKLAAPGVAAGGGAAAAAPDALDEARQALLAMGFSAAEVATAVKGYDGAPTDAQALLRHALRRLGGGS, from the coding sequence TCCTCGACCTGACCGACAAGCTCGCCGCGCCGGGCGTGGCGGCGGGCGGCGGTGCGGCCGCCGCGGCCCCGGACGCGCTCGATGAGGCGCGCCAGGCGCTGCTCGCGATGGGGTTCTCGGCCGCCGAGGTCGCTACGGCCGTGAAGGGCTACGACGGCGCGCCGACCGACGCGCAGGCGCTGCTCAGGCACGCGCTGCGCAGGCTTGGGGGCGGCTCGTGA